Proteins found in one Amycolatopsis aidingensis genomic segment:
- a CDS encoding endonuclease domain-containing protein: MQTRPHELTDVFRGSEARREGLVTAGQLRGPAFRRLFQDVYVPSGIPVTHELRCRGAALIVPEEAVLTGRSAATVLGVPLAKTHDPVEFVVPEKFRFGPIKGVHVRRTEITRKESRPWKRVRIARPARVVLDLVLRLSPRTHNWIRRLRIAVPDVDAFLRTGLVKRRKLAYALLRRRNRGIRLARSALALADPRAESLPESELRVVLSTGGLAPTPQYKIRRKRKVVARLDLALPEHQVAIEYDGRWHLKAEQIKHDHARRKRLKAEGWRFVIVDAELLAGPYQKLLDLVRSVMNYS, from the coding sequence GTGCAGACCAGACCTCATGAACTCACCGACGTCTTTCGCGGCTCAGAAGCGCGCCGGGAAGGCCTTGTCACCGCCGGGCAGCTACGCGGACCGGCGTTTCGTCGCTTATTCCAGGACGTGTACGTCCCTTCGGGCATCCCGGTGACCCACGAGTTGCGCTGTCGCGGCGCGGCACTGATCGTGCCGGAGGAAGCGGTACTGACCGGGCGATCCGCGGCAACCGTGCTCGGCGTACCACTGGCCAAGACCCACGACCCGGTCGAGTTCGTGGTTCCGGAGAAATTTCGGTTCGGGCCAATCAAGGGCGTACACGTCCGCCGAACCGAGATCACCAGGAAAGAATCTCGCCCCTGGAAAAGGGTACGAATCGCGAGACCAGCTCGGGTAGTTCTAGATCTTGTGCTGAGGCTGTCACCGCGCACGCACAACTGGATACGACGGCTCCGCATCGCCGTCCCCGATGTCGATGCGTTCCTGCGAACCGGTCTCGTCAAGCGACGCAAACTGGCCTACGCCCTGCTCCGGCGGCGTAATCGTGGGATTCGTCTCGCCCGGAGTGCGTTGGCATTGGCCGACCCGCGGGCCGAGTCGCTCCCAGAGTCCGAACTACGTGTCGTTCTGAGTACAGGCGGCCTCGCGCCGACACCGCAGTACAAGATCCGCAGGAAACGCAAGGTAGTCGCGCGGCTCGACCTGGCACTGCCCGAGCACCAGGTAGCCATCGAGTACGACGGACGCTGGCATCTGAAAGCCGAGCAGATCAAACATGATCATGCGCGTCGAAAACGGCTCAAGGCCGAAGGATGGCGTTTCGTCATCGTCGACGCCGAGCTACTTGCCGGCCCCTACCAAAAACTCCTCGACCTGGTCCGTAGCGTAATGAACTACTCCTGA
- the truA gene encoding tRNA pseudouridine(38-40) synthase TruA, whose protein sequence is MTAADTPNEPVAPATGEGGLVRLRLDVSYDGTDFSGWARQPDRRTVQGVLEDALARQPPGAGVPRSVVVAGRTDAGVHATRQVVHADVVPLAGETRSGRLSVDSRGIPDLDRMRYRWNRYLPADLRVLVARVAPSEFDARFSAVRRHYRYRVSDAPWGVDPLRRRDTLAWGRPLDVDAMNAASVELLGLHDFAAFCKQRDGATTVRELQELSWRRVDEHLVEASVAADAFCHSMVRSLVGALLMVGDGRRSMDEPANQLESGVRGSTVAPAHGLTLEGVDYPSDGELAARAEQTRKLRVPGGIRQE, encoded by the coding sequence CTGACGGCAGCAGATACACCGAACGAGCCCGTCGCTCCCGCTACTGGGGAGGGCGGGCTCGTTCGTCTGCGCCTCGATGTCAGCTATGACGGCACTGATTTCTCCGGCTGGGCACGGCAACCAGATCGGCGGACGGTGCAGGGGGTGCTCGAGGACGCGCTGGCAAGGCAGCCTCCGGGAGCCGGGGTCCCGCGCTCCGTTGTTGTCGCTGGCCGAACCGACGCCGGTGTACACGCCACCCGCCAGGTGGTCCACGCCGACGTGGTGCCGTTAGCGGGCGAAACGCGCTCCGGGCGGCTTTCGGTTGATTCTCGTGGCATCCCTGACCTCGACCGGATGCGCTATCGTTGGAATCGATATCTGCCCGCTGACCTGCGTGTTCTCGTCGCCCGGGTAGCCCCCAGCGAGTTCGACGCGCGATTTTCCGCCGTGCGCAGGCACTATCGTTACCGGGTTTCGGATGCTCCTTGGGGCGTCGATCCGTTACGGCGTCGTGACACCCTTGCCTGGGGACGACCGCTCGATGTGGATGCGATGAATGCAGCGTCGGTAGAGTTGCTCGGTCTGCACGACTTCGCAGCGTTCTGCAAGCAGCGTGACGGCGCTACTACGGTCAGGGAGTTGCAGGAGCTGAGTTGGCGACGGGTGGATGAGCACCTGGTGGAGGCCTCCGTTGCGGCGGATGCCTTTTGCCATTCCATGGTGCGCAGTCTGGTCGGTGCCTTGTTGATGGTCGGTGATGGTCGCCGGTCGATGGACGAACCGGCTAACCAACTCGAAAGCGGTGTTCGGGGCAGCACCGTAGCCCCTGCACATGGTCTCACGCTCGAGGGCGTTGACTATCCGTCAGATGGCGAGCTGGCTGCTCGTGCTGAGCAGACTCGCAAGCTCCGGGTTCCCGGAGGCATTCGTCAGGAGTAG
- the rplQ gene encoding 50S ribosomal protein L17, sunset domain variant, whose protein sequence is MPTPTKGARLGGSPAHERLMLANLATSLFEHGRITTTETKARRVRPLAEKLITKAKRGDLHNRRQIQRVIRNKDVVHKLMAEIGPFFEDRNGGYTRITKTLPRKGDNAPMAVIELVSEKTATAEAEAARKTKFAKDAPKQESADTASEASGTTAVEVPAEAIEAATTAATEVEESASTEEAPYGEDSRAPLDDGSQPDGFPVKGSEDTKVYHAPDSADYEQATADVWFASAEAAEAAGFEASQATSSEDDS, encoded by the coding sequence ATGCCCACCCCCACCAAGGGAGCCCGTCTCGGCGGGTCGCCGGCCCACGAGCGGTTGATGCTGGCGAACCTTGCCACGTCGCTGTTCGAGCACGGCCGGATCACTACAACCGAGACGAAGGCGCGCCGCGTGCGGCCGCTCGCCGAGAAGCTGATCACCAAGGCCAAGCGTGGCGACCTGCACAACCGGCGGCAGATCCAGCGGGTCATCCGGAACAAGGATGTCGTGCACAAGCTGATGGCCGAGATCGGTCCGTTCTTCGAGGACCGCAACGGTGGTTACACCCGCATCACCAAGACGCTGCCGCGCAAGGGTGACAACGCCCCGATGGCTGTGATCGAGCTGGTGTCGGAGAAGACCGCGACCGCGGAGGCCGAGGCTGCCCGGAAGACCAAGTTCGCCAAGGACGCCCCGAAGCAGGAGTCCGCCGATACGGCGTCTGAGGCTTCCGGTACGACCGCGGTCGAGGTCCCCGCGGAGGCCATTGAGGCTGCGACCACCGCGGCCACCGAGGTCGAAGAGAGCGCTTCGACCGAGGAGGCGCCGTACGGCGAAGACAGCCGTGCGCCACTCGACGACGGTTCGCAGCCGGACGGTTTCCCAGTCAAGGGTAGTGAGGACACCAAGGTGTACCACGCTCCGGACAGCGCCGATTATGAGCAGGCCACCGCCGATGTGTGGTTCGCCAGCGCAGAGGCAGCGGAGGCGGCCGGTTTCGAGGCCTCCCAGGCCACGTCGTCGGAGGATGACTCCTGA
- a CDS encoding DNA-directed RNA polymerase subunit alpha produces MLISQRPTLGEETVNETRSRFTIEPLEPGFGYTLGNSLRRTLLSSIPGAAVTSIRIDGVLHEFTTVPGVKEDVTDIILNLKELVVSSEEDEPVTMYLRKQGPGEVTAADIVPPAGVTVHNPDLHIASLNGKGKLEIELVVERGRGYVPALQNKQAGAEIGRIPVDSIYSPVMKVTYKVEATRVEQRTDFDKLILDVETKPSITPRDAVASAGKTLVELFGLARELNVDAEGIEIGPSPQEADTIAAYAMPIEDLDLTVRSYNCLKREGIHTVGELVSRSEADLLDIRNFGAKSIDEVKLKLVGLGLALKDSPPGFDPTAAAASYDGEGWSDGVDGITSSISDNGHDDGQDYAETEQL; encoded by the coding sequence GTGCTGATTTCCCAGCGGCCGACTCTCGGCGAAGAGACGGTCAACGAGACTCGCTCCCGGTTCACCATCGAACCGCTCGAGCCCGGTTTCGGTTACACCCTCGGCAACTCGCTGCGGCGTACGCTGCTGTCGTCCATTCCGGGCGCGGCCGTGACGAGCATCCGCATCGACGGTGTGTTGCACGAGTTCACCACTGTGCCCGGGGTGAAGGAGGATGTCACCGACATCATTCTGAACCTCAAGGAGCTGGTCGTGAGCTCCGAGGAGGACGAGCCGGTCACGATGTATCTGCGCAAGCAGGGTCCTGGTGAGGTGACCGCCGCGGATATCGTGCCGCCGGCCGGTGTGACCGTGCACAACCCCGATCTGCACATTGCCTCACTCAACGGCAAGGGCAAGCTTGAGATCGAGCTGGTCGTCGAGCGTGGTCGCGGCTACGTGCCGGCGCTGCAGAACAAGCAGGCCGGCGCGGAAATCGGTCGGATCCCGGTCGACTCGATCTACTCGCCGGTTATGAAGGTGACCTACAAGGTCGAGGCGACCCGTGTCGAGCAGCGCACCGACTTCGACAAACTGATCCTGGACGTCGAGACCAAGCCGTCGATCACTCCGCGGGACGCCGTCGCCTCCGCCGGTAAGACCCTGGTCGAGCTGTTCGGCCTGGCTCGCGAGCTGAACGTGGACGCCGAGGGTATCGAGATCGGACCGTCGCCGCAGGAAGCGGACACCATCGCCGCCTACGCGATGCCGATCGAGGACCTGGACCTGACGGTACGGTCCTACAACTGCCTCAAGCGTGAGGGGATTCACACGGTCGGCGAGCTGGTCTCGCGCAGCGAAGCCGACCTGCTCGACATCCGGAACTTCGGCGCGAAGTCGATCGACGAGGTGAAGCTCAAGCTGGTCGGCCTGGGCCTCGCGCTGAAGGACAGCCCGCCCGGATTCGACCCGACGGCGGCCGCCGCCAGCTACGACGGTGAAGGCTGGTCGGACGGTGTCGACGGCATCACGAGCAGCATTTCGGACAACGGCCACGACGATGGCCAGGACTACGCAGAGACGGAGCAGCTGTAA
- the rpsD gene encoding 30S ribosomal protein S4, with protein MARYTGPATRISRRLKVDLIGGDQAFERRPYPPGQHGRGRVKESEYLLQLQEKQKARHTYGVLERQFSRYYKEAVRRTGKTGENLLQILESRLDNVVYRAGIARTRRQARQLVSHGHFLVNGKNVNVPSYQVTKFDIIDVRPKSLQMLPFVVAKESFGDRPVPGWLQVIPSNLRVLVHQLPERAQIDVPVQEQLIVEFYSK; from the coding sequence ATGGCTCGTTACACCGGCCCCGCGACCCGTATCTCGCGTCGTCTCAAGGTTGACCTCATCGGCGGCGACCAGGCCTTCGAGCGTCGCCCCTACCCGCCCGGCCAGCACGGCCGCGGCCGGGTGAAGGAGAGCGAGTACCTCCTGCAGCTGCAGGAGAAGCAGAAGGCCCGGCACACCTACGGTGTCCTGGAGCGGCAGTTCAGCCGCTACTACAAGGAAGCCGTGCGCCGCACCGGCAAGACCGGTGAGAACCTGCTGCAGATCCTCGAGTCCCGGCTGGACAATGTGGTCTACCGAGCAGGGATCGCCCGGACCCGGCGGCAGGCTCGGCAGCTCGTCAGCCACGGTCACTTCCTCGTGAACGGGAAGAACGTGAATGTCCCGAGCTACCAGGTGACGAAGTTCGACATCATCGACGTGCGGCCCAAGTCGCTGCAGATGCTGCCGTTCGTGGTCGCCAAAGAGTCCTTCGGGGATCGTCCGGTTCCGGGATGGCTGCAGGTCATTCCGTCCAACCTTCGCGTGCTGGTGCACCAGCTGCCCGAGCGTGCGCAGATCGACGTCCCGGTGCAGGAACAGCTGATCGTCGAGTTCTACTCGAAGTGA
- the rpsK gene encoding 30S ribosomal protein S11, which translates to MPPKSRAAGTKKVRRKEKKNVAHGHAHIKSTFNNTIVSITDPTGAVISWASSGHVGFKGSRKSTPFAAQMAAENAARKAAEHGMKKVDVFVKGPGSGRETAIRSLQAAGLEVGTIQDVTPQPHNGCRPPKRRRV; encoded by the coding sequence ATGCCACCGAAGTCTCGCGCTGCGGGGACCAAGAAGGTCCGGCGCAAGGAAAAGAAGAATGTCGCGCATGGCCACGCGCACATCAAGAGCACCTTCAACAACACCATCGTCTCCATCACTGACCCGACCGGTGCGGTGATTTCCTGGGCCTCGTCCGGCCATGTCGGCTTCAAGGGTTCCCGGAAGTCCACGCCGTTCGCCGCCCAGATGGCAGCCGAGAACGCCGCCCGAAAGGCGGCCGAGCACGGTATGAAGAAGGTCGACGTGTTCGTCAAGGGACCGGGCTCCGGTCGGGAGACCGCGATCCGCTCGCTGCAGGCCGCTGGTCTCGAGGTCGGCACGATTCAGGACGTGACCCCGCAGCCGCACAACGGCTGCCGGCCGCCGAAGCGGCGTCGGGTCTGA